Within Corynebacterium timonense, the genomic segment GTAGCCCATGCGCTGGGGGTATTCGCGCGCGGGGAAGACCTCGACGAGCCCGAGTTCGTGCCCGACGAGCTCGATGTCCCCCGCCGCGTCGGCGAGCCGCAGCACCACCCGCGCCGTGTGGCCGGGCTTGCGCCACCGTGTGCCGGCACGGTGGATCGCCCAGGTGCCCTCCATCTTCAGGTGGGTGTGCAGGACCTCGCGGCCGAACTGCATGAATAGGTGCTTGCCGTAGGGCCACACGCGCTGGCAGGTCAGGCCTGTGAAATCGACGGTGGCACAGCGCGGCACGCGCAGGCTCGTGCGGGTGACCGTGCGCCCGGCCATAAACTGCAGCCGCCGGGAGAGCTGGTAGACGGAATCGCCTTCGGGCATGCGTCTCTTTATACGCCCCGCCCGGCTCAGTCGTCGAAACTGAGCTCCTCCATCGCCTCGGCCACGCTGCGCCCGCGCCGCTTGGGCGGGGCGGGCGCGGTGCCGCCGATCTTCGCACCCTTCGGGGTCACTGCGGCGCCGTAGTCGCGCAGCACAAACGCCGCCTCGCCGTTGAGCTTTTCCACGGTGAGCGGCCTCATCCGCCCGGCCGCGACGGCCTCCGCGAGGGCGGAGACGACGAGGCCGAGCGGGTCGCCGGTGTCGGGCGGGAAGTGGTCGAAGAACGTGGTCATGGTCTTGCCGCCGCGGGTGATGTGGGCGGCGAGGAGGCCGTCGATAAGCACCACGAGGGCGCCCGCGCTGCGGGAGGGCCCCTGCGCAGGCCAGGGAAGCGCCGCGCCGTATGGGTTGGCTGGGTCCGTGGCGGCGAGGACGTAGACGTGCGGCTCGCGCGTGCCGGAGGGCCAGCCGACCACGTCGTCCGAGTCCTGGTGGCCGCGCAGCCGGTCGATGGTGGCGGGGGTGGAAAACTGCGCGGCGCCGAGGCCCTCGATAAGGTAGCCGCGCATCGCCTTGCCGGACTCCTCGAAGCCGGAGAGCACCTTGTACGCCAGGGCGAAGCCGCCAAGCACGTCCTCGGCGACGACGCTGCCGCGGGTGACCACTCCGTAGCGGTCCAGCCACGCCTCACCGAGTGCGACAGAGCGGCGGGTCGCGTCGCTGTCGACGCGCGGCGTCGCCGCCCAGCGGCCCACCATGTCGGGCGGGGTGAGCGCGGCGAACGAGGTCCGCCCGGTGCGCACCCGCGAGCGCGTCGGCCGGCGCTTCGCGCGATGCGCGGTCCGTCCCCCCGCCAGGCGCGCCCGGATCGGGGCGAAGGAGTCCGGCGCGATAACGCCGGCCTCCACGAGGTCCCAGATGGCCTCGCGCAGCTCGTCGGACGTCGTCGTGGCGCTTTCGAGCAGGTCCGTGAACAGGTACCCTCCCCCGGCGCGCACCTTCTCCGCCACCTGCGTCTGCGTCAGAGAAAGCGCGGGCTCGGGCACGTCCGGCATGAGCTGCCCGGCGTAGTCGGCGGGCAGCAGCATGATCCAGGGGTCGCGCGCGCCCGCCGTGCCGGCGCCGACGATGGCCACCTCACCGGAGGCGGTGAGCTCGTCGAGCATCTCGGGGCTGTAGTCCCCCACGCGCGAGGGCAGGACGTGCGACTCCCACGCCGAGGCCGGAAGGCGCACCCCGGCGAGCTGTTCGAGCACGGTGTACACCCCGTCGGCGCCGCGCAGGGCGGGGCGCTGCCCGGCCGGGGCGACGTGCGACCAGCTGGGCAGAAAGCGCCCGAAGGCGGACTGGGAGACGGGCTGTGTCTGGGCGCGGGCGGCCGCCAGGGAGCGCGAGCGGATGATGCGCAGCACCTCGGCGGCGACGTACTCCTGCTCCTCGACGCCCTGCCGGTAGCGGCCCTCAATCACACGCCCGGCCTCCACCGCTGGCTGCAGCGCCGAGTAGGCGGCCCCGACGGCGAGCCCGAAGGCGTCGGCGAGGTCGCGCAGGGTGAACGGCCCGCGGGTGCGCACCCATCTGCCCACGAGCTGGGCCAGCGCGTCGGGGATCGTGTCCTGCTGGGCGGGCACGCCGGGCGGGACGGGGACCCCGAGCCCGTCGCGCAGCAGCGGCGCGTCGAGGGTCTGCGCGATGTGCTCGCGCCCGCCGATGCGCACCCGCATCACGCGAGACCCGAGCGCCGACTCCAGCGCAGCCAGGGGCACGGACGTGTAGTCACCGAGCTGCTCGAGCGGCACGGGGCCGACGATGCGCAGGGTGTCGGCGAACTGCTCGGAGGTTGCGGCGCGGCCGAGGCGGCGCAGGGAGGCGTCGACCTCGGCGATGATGGTGGCGTCGAGAAGCTCGCGCAGCTCGACGGTGCCCAGCAGCTTGGCCAGCAGCGACGGGTCGAGCGCGAGCGCGGCGGCGCGCTTTTCCGCCAGCGGCGTGTCGCCCTCGTACATGAAGGCGCCGGTGTAGTTGAACAGCAGCGAGGAGGCGAACGGGCTGGGCTGGGAGGTGGTCACTTCCGCGATGCGCACGCGCCGCGTCTGCAGGTCCCCCATCACCTCGCGTAGCGACGGCACATCGTAGACGTCTTGGAGGCACTCGCGCACCGTCTCCAGGATGATCGGGAAGGACGGGTAGTTCCTGGCCACGTCGAGCAACTGCTCCGCGCGCTGGCGCTGCTGCCACAGCGGGGCGCGCGCCCCAGGGTTGCGTCGCGGCAGCAGCAGCGCGCGGGCGGCGCACTCGCGGAAGCGGGAGGCGAAGAGAGCGGAGTTGCCCACCTGCTCGGTGACGATGTCGGTGATCTCGTCGGCGTCGAAGGTGAACAGGGCCGCGCCCGGCTCCTTCTCCCCCTGCGGCAGACGCAGCACGATGCCGTCGTCGCCGGCGACGGCTTGGGCGTCCATGCCCGTTTCCTGGGACACGCGCCACCCGGTGGCCAGCGCCCACGCCGCGTTGACGCCCTTGCCGAAGGGGGTGTGCAGCACCACCCGCCAGTCCCCCAGCTCGTCGGTGAAGCGCTCGAGCACCAGCGTCTTTTCGTCCGGGAGGATGCCGGTGGCCTCCGCCTGCTCGTCGAGGTAGGCGTGGAGGTTGCGCTGCGCGTTCTCCCCCAGGGAGGGGTCCATGGTTCGCTCCCGGCGGAACTCGCCGACGGCCTTGCCCAGCTCGTAGGGCCGGCCCAAGCCGTCGCCCGTCCAGAAGGGCAGCCGGCCGGTGTGGCCCGGGGCGGGGCTGACCTGTACCTGGTCGCGCGTGATGTTCTCGATGCGCCAGCTCGACGCCCCGAGGGTGAAGACGTCGCCGACGCGGGACTCGTACACCATCTCCTCGTCCAGCTCGCCCACGCGGCGCGGGGCGGCCCCCTCTGCACCGCCCGACCCGACGAGGAACACACCGAACATGCCGCGGTCCGGGATGGTGCCGCCGCTGGTTACGGCCACCCGCTGCGCCCCGGGCCGGGCGGTGAGCACGGTGCCCTCGAGCACGGCGCGCGGGCGCAGCTCGGCGAAGTCCGTCGAAGGGTAGACGCCGATGATGAGGTTGATCACCGCGTCGTAGACCTCGCGGGCCAGGTCGCGGTAGGGCCAGGCGCGGCGGACGGTGTCGTACCACTCATCGACGTCGAGGTCGGCGACGCTGACGGCGGCGATCGTCTGCTGGGTGAGCACGTCGAGCGGGGAGACGGGGGTGTGCAGTTCCTCGATGAGCCCGGCGCGCATCCGCGGCACGGTGACGGCCGTCTGCACGAGGTCGGCGCGGTGCTTCGGGTAGAACGTGCCCTCCGAGACGGCGCCGACGGAGTGCCCCGCGCGGCCGACGCGCTGCAGCCCGGAGGCGACGGAGGGCGGTGATTCGACCTGGATGACCAGGTCGACCGCGCCCATGTCGATGCCGAGCTCGAGGGAGGACGTGGACACGACGGCGCGCAGCGAGCCCTCCTTGAGCGCCGTCTCTGTGCTCAGGCGCTCTTCCTTGGACACGCTGCCGTGGTGGGCGCGGGCGATGACGGGGGCGGCGTGGCCGGCGGTGTCCACTCCCTTCATCAGCTGGGCCGGGGGGCGTCGAGGAGCGGGGCTCAGGCTGTCCGGGTCGTGCTCGTGCGCCCAGAGCTCGTTGATCTGGCTGGTCAGGCGCTCTGCGGCGCGGCGGGAGTTGACAAAGACGATGGTCGAGCGGTGCGCCATCACCTGCTCGTAGACGGCGCGCTCGATGTGCGGCCAGATGCTGGAGCTGGCTTTCGGGAGGTCGAGCGGGACGTCGAGCGGGCTGTCGAGCTGGTCGCCGAGCTGGTCGCCGAGCTGGTCGTCGATGACTGCGGAGCCGATGGTGGAGGCGTCCTCGGGGACGGGCAGGTCGCTCATGTCCTCGACGGGCACGACGACGTCGAGCTCCCATTTCTTCTCGCCGGGCGGGTTGATGATCGTGGTGCGCGGGCCGAGGAAGTTGGCCACGGCGTCTAAGGGGCGCACCGTCGCGGACAGGCCAATGCGCTGGAAGTCCCCCGCGATCAGTGCGAGGCGCTCCAGCGACAGGGTCAGGTGCACGCCGCGCTTCGTGCCGGCGAGCGCGTGGATCTCGTCGACGATGACGGTGTCCACTGTTGTCAGGATCCCCGCCGCCTTGGAGGTGAGCATGAGGTAGAGCGATTCGGGCGTGGTGATGAGGATGTCCGGGGGCCGGCGCAGCTGGCGGGTGCGCTCGGCCTGCGGGGTGTCGCCCGAGCGCACCGCCACCGAGATGTCGGGCATGTCGCGGCCGAGGCGCTGCGCCACCCGCGCGATGCCGTTGAGCGGGGCGCGCAGGTTGTTTTCCACGTCGACGCCGAGCGCCTTGAGCGGGGAGATGTAGAGCACCCGCACGCCGCCGTGCGTGGAGGTCTGTGCGCCGTCGATGGGCAGGGCCTGCTGCCCCGCGCGTTCGACGAGGCTGTTGAGGGACCAGAGGAAGGCCGCGAGCGTTTTGCCGGAGCCCGTCGGGGCGACCACCAGGGAGTTCTCCCCCGCCGAGATGGACTCCCACGCCTCAGCCTGGACGCGGGTGGGCGCTGCGAAAACCTCCCGGAACCAGGTGGATACCTGGGGGTGGAAGCGCGCCAGAATCTCCTCGGGCATGGCTGTCACTCTACGGTAGGGTCATAACCATGACGGCTTCGTACTCTGACTCCCGGCTGACCAACCTGATCGCGCAGGGCACCGGCGAGATTCTCAAGGGCATCCGGGGTGTCGGCCTGCTGCGGGGCCGCGAGCTCGGCGAGGCGGGCGACGACCTCGCCCAGAACTGGATCGCCCGGGTGCTGTCCCAGCACCGCCCGGAGGACGGCTTCCTCTCCGAGGAGGCGGCCGACGACCTGGGGCGGTTAGACAAGGAGCGGGTGTGGATCGTCGACCCGCTCGACGGCACCAAGGAGTTCGCCACCGGCCGCCAGGACTGGGCCGTG encodes:
- a CDS encoding ATP-dependent helicase codes for the protein MPEEILARFHPQVSTWFREVFAAPTRVQAEAWESISAGENSLVVAPTGSGKTLAAFLWSLNSLVERAGQQALPIDGAQTSTHGGVRVLYISPLKALGVDVENNLRAPLNGIARVAQRLGRDMPDISVAVRSGDTPQAERTRQLRRPPDILITTPESLYLMLTSKAAGILTTVDTVIVDEIHALAGTKRGVHLTLSLERLALIAGDFQRIGLSATVRPLDAVANFLGPRTTIINPPGEKKWELDVVVPVEDMSDLPVPEDASTIGSAVIDDQLGDQLGDQLDSPLDVPLDLPKASSSIWPHIERAVYEQVMAHRSTIVFVNSRRAAERLTSQINELWAHEHDPDSLSPAPRRPPAQLMKGVDTAGHAAPVIARAHHGSVSKEERLSTETALKEGSLRAVVSTSSLELGIDMGAVDLVIQVESPPSVASGLQRVGRAGHSVGAVSEGTFYPKHRADLVQTAVTVPRMRAGLIEELHTPVSPLDVLTQQTIAAVSVADLDVDEWYDTVRRAWPYRDLAREVYDAVINLIIGVYPSTDFAELRPRAVLEGTVLTARPGAQRVAVTSGGTIPDRGMFGVFLVGSGGAEGAAPRRVGELDEEMVYESRVGDVFTLGASSWRIENITRDQVQVSPAPGHTGRLPFWTGDGLGRPYELGKAVGEFRRERTMDPSLGENAQRNLHAYLDEQAEATGILPDEKTLVLERFTDELGDWRVVLHTPFGKGVNAAWALATGWRVSQETGMDAQAVAGDDGIVLRLPQGEKEPGAALFTFDADEITDIVTEQVGNSALFASRFRECAARALLLPRRNPGARAPLWQQRQRAEQLLDVARNYPSFPIILETVRECLQDVYDVPSLREVMGDLQTRRVRIAEVTTSQPSPFASSLLFNYTGAFMYEGDTPLAEKRAAALALDPSLLAKLLGTVELRELLDATIIAEVDASLRRLGRAATSEQFADTLRIVGPVPLEQLGDYTSVPLAALESALGSRVMRVRIGGREHIAQTLDAPLLRDGLGVPVPPGVPAQQDTIPDALAQLVGRWVRTRGPFTLRDLADAFGLAVGAAYSALQPAVEAGRVIEGRYRQGVEEQEYVAAEVLRIIRSRSLAAARAQTQPVSQSAFGRFLPSWSHVAPAGQRPALRGADGVYTVLEQLAGVRLPASAWESHVLPSRVGDYSPEMLDELTASGEVAIVGAGTAGARDPWIMLLPADYAGQLMPDVPEPALSLTQTQVAEKVRAGGGYLFTDLLESATTTSDELREAIWDLVEAGVIAPDSFAPIRARLAGGRTAHRAKRRPTRSRVRTGRTSFAALTPPDMVGRWAATPRVDSDATRRSVALGEAWLDRYGVVTRGSVVAEDVLGGFALAYKVLSGFEESGKAMRGYLIEGLGAAQFSTPATIDRLRGHQDSDDVVGWPSGTREPHVYVLAATDPANPYGAALPWPAQGPSRSAGALVVLIDGLLAAHITRGGKTMTTFFDHFPPDTGDPLGLVVSALAEAVAAGRMRPLTVEKLNGEAAFVLRDYGAAVTPKGAKIGGTAPAPPKRRGRSVAEAMEELSFDD